Within Vicia villosa cultivar HV-30 ecotype Madison, WI linkage group LG1, Vvil1.0, whole genome shotgun sequence, the genomic segment TCTATGTACAAATACCAAAGTGACTCGAGTTGGTCGTTTTGCATTGGGAAATCTAGATTTTCACAATTCTTGATAGTTAGGCGCTGCAAGGATGCGGGCAAACAATCTCTCGGAAATGATATTGCAGATGAACAATCCTCAATGTCTAAATCTTGAAGAGAAGTTGGTATGGAGACTCTGAAGGCTTCAAACACGGACTCTGTCACTGATCTTCCTTGAGTTTTTAACTCTTTTAATGAAAGTGGCAGTAGCTCTGGTAGTGCTACTTTATTGCTTTCATAAACCTCTAGTTTAGTTATGACAAGGGACCTTGGGAGAGATGAAGCAAGTTGGTAGCATCGTCTAATCACAAGTTCTTCCAAAGCAGGAAGATGAGATGGCAAATTTCCTCGTAACATAGGACAATCAATAATCAAAAGGGTCTTCAATACAGGGAAGGGAGCATATGATTCATGGGGATGATGCCACACTTCCCAACAAGGCATGTCATGGAACTCAAGATATTCAAGGGAAGGAAAAAGCGTCTCCGAAAAAGAATCACCATATTCAGATCCAATAATCTCCATCATCATATTCATTTTACTGATTCTCAAATTCTTAAGACAGCAAAGTTGTCTTAGTGGGGGCAGGATGCAACAATTATGACAATTATATAAAGATAACTCAGTCAAATTGTGGTAGGAAGGATCTGCAACCCATTCTGGAAATTTTGTGCCTCTGTATCCATCAATATCTAGCCTTTTCAGGTTCTTGGTAGGTTGTAAATTGCCAAGTATATCCATCTCGCTTTGTGAATTCTTAAAATCGTCCTTTGCATCTTGAGACCATACAAACGATAATTCTTCAAGGTATTTCTTATCCATTATCTTTGCCTTTGATGCTTCAAAGCTGTTGGTAACATTCTCTAATTTCTTAATGGAAAGTGATCCGTGAAGATTTGAAAGTGTCCCCAGTTCCTTGATCCCTTTCTCTTCATGTTTTCCCACAACAAAATAACTCAAATAATGCAAATGATTTAATTTGCTCATTCCAACAGGCATTTCTTCTAACTTATCACTTCCACGGATATCAAGATGGCGCAAATTTACAAGATTTTGCATGTCATTGGGAAGCCAAGTTAGTTCTTTACAATAGCGCAACCTCAACGTTTGTAGATTATACAAATTACACAATGACTTTGGTAATGTTTTAATTGCTGTGGAAGAGAGATCCAAGTAACGCAAATGGATCAGTTCACATATCGAATCGGGCAATGCATCAAGATATGGAGAGTAGTGAAATGACAAAACTCTCAAGCTCTTCAATGTGGATAAAATGATGCATGATGCCTTTTCGATATTGGAAGAAGGGAGTTTAAAATTGTTTGTCAAAAACGTCCTAAGATGTTTTGCTCGGCCAAAAATATCAAAGCTTTCAAAGACTTGACCACTGAAGCTACTAAATGATAAATGACGGGTCATGGTACCAATCTTCGTTTCTTTCCCAAGTTCTTCTGTTCTGAAATAGAAATCTCCACCGAGCAATATTGCTAAGTCATGCACCAGATCATGCATCACAAAATGCTGGTAGCTGTTCCCACTTCCCGAACGTTGAAAAAATGATCTAGAAGCTAAGTCATTAAAATAGCCATAACCAACTTCTTCTAAAGTCTTGTTACTTTCTGAAGGATGTAAAAGATCCTCCGCCATCCACAACAAGATTAATTCATCTTTTTCAAATTTATAATCCTTGGGAAACAATGAACAATACACAAAGCAGCGTTTCAAATAAGGAGGGAGATAATGATAACTAATTCTTAGAGCTGGAATGATATTACTCTCATTTTCCCAAATGTTACTATTTAGTATATTATCCCAATCCTTGATGTCCCGTTTACTTCGCAACAAGCCCCCAAGTGATTGTGCTGCTAAAGGCAATCCCTTACACTTTCTAACAATCTCTTTGCCAATTCTGTGGAGATTCTTATTCTCACTGAATTCTTCTCGAGAAAGGCAAGCATGGTTGGCAAACACTGACCAACAATCTTCATATGACAATTGCTCTAGCGAGTAATCATGAAAAGTTTGTACCATAGAAGCAACTTTTTGGATACGAGTTGTTACAAGAATTCTACTTCCTTTGGCTCCATATTGAAGAGGCCTTAAAAGAGAATTCCAGCCGTTATAATCCTCAGTCCATACATCATCCAAAACAATTAAGAACTTTTTTCCAGATAGTTTTTCCTTCAAATCACGATGAAGCAACTCTTTGTTATTTATGCTACAAGCATACCCCACAATTGACTCCAAGATGGCCTTTGCAACATTCAGTTCATCAAAATCATCAGAAACACAAGCCCATGCTTGAACATTGAATTTCTGCTTGACAGCGTCCTGGTTGTACACAGATTGAGCTAAAGTAGTTTTTCCCACTCCACCCATGCCAACTATAGGGATCACAGAAATCTCATccttatcattatcatcatctaaCAGTAATTTGAGAATGGCCTCTTTGTCTTGATCCCTACCAAATATGTTAGATCTGTCTTCTAAAGAGGTTGATGGAGATCTCCATGATGAGTGATGAGTTGCAATATGTTGAAGGCCAAGAATATCTTTGAAATTGAGAATGTATTCAATCTTAGCAACTATATCTTCCAGCTTACAAACCATATCCCTTTCCTCAGAGTTGAAAAAGCGAGAAAAGTAGTTAACAGTACTCACCTCTTTGTTCTTATGAGAAGTTGCAGCTTTAGTAGAAATCCGATCGAGAATGTCATCAGCAACATAGAGAGCATCTTTGAGATCATCAAGCCATTTGTTAACAGTAGAGTCACGAATCTGCTTCTGTTCAGCATCGTTAAGCACGGCTTCAACAGCATAAAGAGTATTCTTCAACCGTTGAACCAAATTGACGTCAAGTTTCTTCCCACGGATCAAGTCAACAACCTGAGGAGAAGCAAGTCTGTCAAGGACAACTTCAATGAAAGCAGACAGAAAAGCTTCACCAACAACAGCGGCCGCCATAAGATAATTGAGTGATGAGATTGTAATAGAAATGGGAAAATCAGA encodes:
- the LOC131644932 gene encoding putative disease resistance RPP13-like protein 1 isoform X1 → MAAAVVGEAFLSAFIEVVLDRLASPQVVDLIRGKKLDVNLVQRLKNTLYAVEAVLNDAEQKQIRDSTVNKWLDDLKDALYVADDILDRISTKAATSHKNKEVSTVNYFSRFFNSEERDMVCKLEDIVAKIEYILNFKDILGLQHIATHHSSWRSPSTSLEDRSNIFGRDQDKEAILKLLLDDDNDKDEISVIPIVGMGGVGKTTLAQSVYNQDAVKQKFNVQAWACVSDDFDELNVAKAILESIVGYACSINNKELLHRDLKEKLSGKKFLIVLDDVWTEDYNGWNSLLRPLQYGAKGSRILVTTRIQKVASMVQTFHDYSLEQLSYEDCWSVFANHACLSREEFSENKNLHRIGKEIVRKCKGLPLAAQSLGGLLRSKRDIKDWDNILNSNIWENESNIIPALRISYHYLPPYLKRCFVYCSLFPKDYKFEKDELILLWMAEDLLHPSESNKTLEEVGYGYFNDLASRSFFQRSGSGNSYQHFVMHDLVHDLAILLGGDFYFRTEELGKETKIGTMTRHLSFSSFSGQVFESFDIFGRAKHLRTFLTNNFKLPSSNIEKASCIILSTLKSLRVLSFHYSPYLDALPDSICELIHLRYLDLSSTAIKTLPKSLCNLYNLQTLRLRYCKELTWLPNDMQNLVNLRHLDIRGSDKLEEMPVGMSKLNHLHYLSYFVVGKHEEKGIKELGTLSNLHGSLSIKKLENVTNSFEASKAKIMDKKYLEELSFVWSQDAKDDFKNSQSEMDILGNLQPTKNLKRLDIDGYRGTKFPEWVADPSYHNLTELSLYNCHNCCILPPLRQLCCLKNLRISKMNMMMEIIGSEYGDSFSETLFPSLEYLEFHDMPCWEVWHHPHESYAPFPVLKTLLIIDCPMLRGNLPSHLPALEELVIRRCYQLASSLPRSLVITKLEVYESNKVALPELLPLSLKELKTQGRSVTESVFEAFRVSIPTSLQDLDIEDCSSAISFPRDCLPASLQRLTIKNCENLDFPMQNDQLESLWYLYIETSCVSLRTLPLETFPNLLRLEIINCENIENLSALKNLQNLVEIGIRDCPNFVSFLGEGLSAPNLNTLHVSCCVNLKSPPCHIDTLLPMLKFLTIEDCPEIETFPEGGMLSSLSYLWILNCDKLLRSPSLTLPDMLTHLMITDSAQSFPKEDFALLPPSLTSLELWSMSSLHTLECRGLLHLTSLQKLTVYDCPKLENIAGDSTLPASLVHLQIDQCPLLEERCRKKHPQIWPKLSHIPDIELIN
- the LOC131644932 gene encoding putative disease resistance RPP13-like protein 1 isoform X2, whose amino-acid sequence is MAAAVVGEAFLSAFIEVVLDRLASPQVVDLIRGKKLDVNLVQRLKNTLYAVEAVLNDAEQKQIRDSTVNKWLDDLKDALYVADDILDRISTKAATSHKNKEVSTVNYFSRFFNSEERDMVCKLEDIVAKIEYILNFKDILGLQHIATHHSSWRSPSTSLEDRSNIFGRDQDKEAILKLLLDDDNDKDEISVIPIVGMGGVGKTTLAQSVYNQDAVKQKFNVQAWACVSDDFDELNVAKAILESIVGYACSINNKELLHRDLKEKLSGKKFLIVLDDVWTEDYNGWNSLLRPLQYGAKGSRILVTTRIQKVASMVQTFHDYSLEQLSYEDCWSVFANHACLSREEFSENKNLHRIGKEIVRKCKGLPLAAQSLGGLLRSKRDIKDWDNILNSNIWENESNIIPALRISYHYLPPYLKRCFVYCSLFPKDYKFEKDELILLWMAEDLLHPSESNKTLEEVGYGYFNDLASRSFFQRSGSGNSYQHFVMHDLVHDLAILLGGDFYFRTEELGKETKIGTMTRHLSFSSFSGQVFESFDIFGRAKHLRTFLTNNFKLPSSNIEKASCIILSTLKSLRVLSFHYSPYLDALPDSICELIHLRYLDLSSTAIKTLPKSLCNLYNLQTLRLRYCKELTWLPNDMQNLVNLRHLDIRGSDKLEEMPVGMSKLNHLHYLSYFVVGKHEEKGIKELGTLSNLHGSLSIKKLENVTNSFEASKAKIMDKKYLEELSFVWSQDAKDDFKNSQSEMDILGNLQPTKNLKRLDIDGYRGTKFPEWVADPSYHNLTELSLYNCHNCCILPPLRQLCCLKNLRISKMNMMMEIIGSEYGDSFSETLFPSLEYLEFHDMPCWEVWHHPHESYAPFPVLKTLLIIDCPMLRGNLPSHLPALEELVIRRCYQLASSLPRSLVITKLEVYESNKVALPELLPLSLKELKTQGRSVTESVFEAFRVSIPTSLQDLDIEDCSSAISFPRDCLPASLQRLTIKNCENLDFPMQNDQLESLWYLYIETSCVSLRTLPLETFPNLLRLEIINCENIENLSALKNLQNLVEIGIRDCPNFVSFLGEGLSAPNLNTLHVSCCVNLKSPPCHIDTLLPMLKFLTIEDCPEIETFPEGVPSPSPRRILRCYLPLLPPLSYGVCQVCTHWSAGGFSTSRPSKN